The proteins below are encoded in one region of Pseudomonadales bacterium:
- a CDS encoding serine hydrolase, with translation MITKWMIGVALTASLMITAPLNIAYPIDGYEDTGIRRVEGYRRITAGEIPGTKLPQGGRLNTAAVDLRLTQQMQSGLPVVDQQLSQEIKQLLGKDAAHYGLALLDYSDPNNMVYAEVNADYRQNVGSVGKLVGALGFFQALADVYPTDIDKRAALLKSTIVTADQFSQRDTHSIKVFDPATNIMHRHSMKIGETGNLWEYLDWMLSVSSNAAAAMIMREAMLIRHFKTAYPVDDSQIQAFFRDTDKATLTALYKETFWQPIERNGISIDELRQGSFFTRSGKAAVYGGGLSYGTAKSLMQLTLKMEQGQLVDRWSSLQLKRLLYMTERRIRYASAPALNAAAVYFKSGSLYSCKPEPGFSCGKYQGNVKNYMNSLAIIESPAAKPELQYSVALISNVLKVNSAVAHQTLAMRIHRLLEKRHAEQSTTVAKSL, from the coding sequence ATGATAACGAAGTGGATGATAGGAGTGGCGCTAACGGCCAGCTTGATGATAACTGCCCCGTTAAATATTGCCTATCCAATAGATGGTTATGAAGATACTGGTATTCGCAGAGTCGAGGGCTACCGTCGCATAACGGCTGGTGAAATACCAGGAACAAAGCTGCCGCAAGGTGGCCGGCTAAATACCGCAGCGGTTGACTTGAGGCTGACCCAGCAGATGCAATCAGGTCTGCCTGTAGTTGATCAACAATTGTCTCAAGAAATTAAACAATTACTGGGTAAAGACGCTGCGCATTATGGACTGGCGCTGCTCGATTATTCAGATCCAAATAATATGGTCTATGCAGAGGTTAATGCGGATTATCGGCAGAACGTTGGTAGCGTGGGTAAATTAGTTGGTGCATTGGGTTTTTTTCAGGCCTTGGCTGATGTTTATCCCACTGATATTGATAAACGCGCAGCATTATTAAAATCGACCATTGTCACAGCTGATCAATTCTCCCAACGTGATACACATTCAATTAAGGTGTTTGATCCAGCCACGAATATTATGCATCGTCATAGTATGAAGATTGGTGAAACCGGTAATTTATGGGAATATCTCGATTGGATGTTGTCGGTTAGCTCAAATGCCGCCGCTGCGATGATCATGCGCGAGGCCATGCTCATTCGGCATTTCAAAACGGCATACCCCGTAGATGACAGTCAAATACAAGCTTTTTTCCGCGATACGGATAAGGCAACCTTGACCGCCTTGTATAAAGAAACCTTTTGGCAACCGATTGAGCGAAACGGCATCAGTATTGATGAACTGCGTCAGGGTAGCTTCTTTACACGTTCGGGCAAAGCGGCGGTTTATGGCGGTGGTTTAAGTTACGGTACGGCTAAATCTTTGATGCAGTTAACCTTAAAAATGGAGCAAGGTCAGCTGGTAGACCGCTGGAGTAGCTTGCAACTTAAGCGCCTACTTTACATGACAGAACGGCGTATTCGCTATGCATCGGCGCCTGCGCTAAACGCTGCGGCGGTGTATTTTAAATCGGGCTCCTTGTATAGCTGTAAGCCCGAGCCAGGGTTTAGCTGCGGTAAATACCAGGGTAATGTGAAAAATTATATGAATTCACTCGCGATTATTGAAAGTCCGGCTGCCAAGCCTGAATTACAATATTCTGTGGCGTTAATCTCAAACGTGCTCAAAGTCAACTCTGCTGTTGCACACCAAACCCTGGCAATGCGCATTCATCGACTTTTAGAAAAGCGTCATGCTGAACAAAGCACCACGGTGGCGAAAAGCCTTTGA
- a CDS encoding ion transporter yields the protein MQSYLLQNKFEQLRSNKLFELFVIAVIIFSALVVGAKTYAIPAGLYQIVTLLDGFITLFFLFEILVRFLAEPQKRRFFFNFWNSFDTLIVLVSLIPIDNSEMAVVGRLIRIFRVLRMVSMIPELRLLISSLVRALPQLGYVLLLMFIIFYIYAAIGATLFAPINPVLWGDISIAMLTLFRIMTFEDWTDVMYETMAVYGFSWFYYLSFIFFTAFAFLNMVIGIVVNSLETEHAQQRHDEQGEPTLLELQEEIRSLKVLIQHQAKRNPPST from the coding sequence ATGCAGAGTTATCTATTACAGAATAAATTTGAGCAATTGCGCTCTAATAAGCTGTTTGAGCTTTTTGTGATCGCAGTCATTATTTTTTCTGCCCTCGTCGTCGGTGCTAAGACCTATGCAATACCCGCGGGTCTGTATCAAATAGTCACGCTATTAGATGGTTTTATTACACTGTTTTTCTTGTTTGAAATTCTGGTGCGTTTTCTCGCCGAGCCGCAAAAGCGACGTTTCTTTTTTAATTTTTGGAATAGTTTTGACACCTTGATTGTGTTGGTGAGCCTGATACCCATCGATAATAGTGAGATGGCGGTAGTGGGTCGTCTGATAAGAATATTTAGAGTGCTGCGCATGGTGTCAATGATTCCTGAACTGCGTTTATTAATAAGCTCCTTGGTTCGCGCTTTACCGCAGTTAGGCTATGTCTTATTGCTAATGTTTATAATTTTTTATATTTATGCGGCAATTGGCGCGACACTGTTTGCCCCAATCAATCCGGTACTGTGGGGTGATATCAGCATTGCTATGCTCACCTTATTTCGCATCATGACCTTTGAAGATTGGACGGATGTGATGTATGAAACTATGGCTGTTTATGGCTTTAGCTGGTTTTATTATTTAAGCTTTATCTTTTTTACCGCATTCGCATTTCTCAATATGGTAATTGGGATTGTCGTTAACTCCTTAGAGACTGAACACGCGCAACAGCGTCATGATGAGCAGGGGGAGCCGACTTTGCTTGAGCTGCAAGAAGAGATACGCAGCCTTAAAGTGCTGATTCAGCATCAAGCTAAGCGCAATCCGCCATCAACATGA
- a CDS encoding SDR family oxidoreductase: protein MNQSKKDQWVLVTGAAKRLGQRLVESIHADGYCIMLHYHQSHAAAAAIQSKLNQQRADSCRIIAADLRNNEATQAMCNHIIAQELAIFAVINNASIYHKTPATESNLRHIDVEHFNTHIAMHMLAPWIISQAMRPSLEKNGGCIINMLDVYASKPQYGFDAYSTSKAALKMLTENMALSFAPHVRVNAIAPGAILWPEPQTAALDNQEQQALLDKIPLHKLGNTSAIASTARFLLHNDYIHGETIHVDGGLRLA, encoded by the coding sequence GTGAACCAGAGTAAAAAAGACCAGTGGGTGCTCGTGACTGGCGCGGCTAAACGACTTGGACAACGCCTGGTCGAATCGATTCATGCAGATGGATACTGCATCATGCTGCATTATCATCAAAGCCATGCGGCTGCAGCCGCGATTCAAAGCAAACTGAATCAACAGCGAGCAGACTCTTGCCGAATTATTGCAGCCGATCTGCGAAATAATGAAGCAACACAGGCGATGTGTAATCACATCATTGCACAGGAGCTCGCTATATTTGCTGTGATCAATAATGCATCTATTTATCACAAAACGCCTGCAACAGAGAGTAATCTAAGGCATATTGATGTGGAGCATTTTAACACGCATATCGCGATGCATATGTTGGCACCCTGGATTATTTCTCAGGCCATGCGACCAAGCCTTGAGAAAAACGGCGGCTGTATTATCAATATGTTAGACGTTTACGCGAGCAAACCGCAATATGGTTTTGACGCCTACAGCACCAGCAAAGCTGCACTGAAAATGTTAACTGAAAATATGGCCCTCAGTTTTGCGCCGCATGTTCGCGTAAATGCTATCGCGCCCGGGGCCATTTTATGGCCTGAACCACAGACAGCCGCACTGGATAATCAGGAACAGCAGGCTTTATTGGATAAAATTCCGTTACATAAACTGGGCAATACATCGGCTATAGCGTCAACCGCCCGCTTTCTTTTGCACAATGACTATATTCATGGTGAGACCATTCATGTTGATGGCGGATTGCGCTTAGCTTGA
- a CDS encoding DUF1624 domain-containing protein produces MSVTVKGNSREANCIDWLRFLAIVLMIFYHFLWDLKLFDIIAPYFFYSNLVQFFGRLCLFLFLFCVGFSFSFSHSNHVDWSAFFRRLIKLSLVALSISLLTFLSMPSKFIYFGIIHHIVFASIVLIVMVRHRLLAFIIGVYVFAPYLLANSIECNAEWARFFPLLQSNCYYPKYWLFRSTVDYINPLPWLGCSLIGLGFSYFGVLQKIAVPNYPLVKFLSQHSLIIYIIHQPLLLAIVYTLTKF; encoded by the coding sequence ATGTCAGTGACTGTAAAAGGTAATTCTCGAGAAGCCAATTGTATTGATTGGTTGCGCTTTCTCGCCATAGTGTTAATGATTTTCTATCACTTCTTATGGGATTTGAAACTCTTTGATATTATTGCACCCTACTTTTTTTATTCCAACCTTGTTCAGTTTTTCGGGCGATTGTGTCTTTTTCTATTTCTTTTCTGTGTCGGTTTTAGTTTTTCTTTTTCTCATTCAAACCACGTTGATTGGTCAGCTTTCTTCAGGCGATTGATTAAGTTAAGCCTTGTTGCACTGTCGATTTCGTTACTCACTTTTCTCTCAATGCCGAGTAAATTTATATATTTTGGCATTATCCATCATATCGTTTTTGCAAGTATTGTTTTAATAGTCATGGTGAGGCATCGTTTGCTTGCCTTTATTATAGGTGTATATGTATTCGCGCCTTACCTACTCGCTAATAGTATTGAATGCAATGCTGAATGGGCGCGTTTTTTCCCGTTGCTACAATCCAATTGTTATTATCCTAAATACTGGCTATTTCGATCTACCGTCGATTATATTAACCCTTTGCCTTGGCTTGGCTGCAGTTTGATTGGCTTAGGCTTCAGCTATTTTGGTGTTTTACAGAAAATAGCTGTGCCAAATTATCCGTTGGTCAAGTTTCTAAGTCAGCATTCCTTGATCATTTATATAATACATCAGCCTTTATTACTGGCCATTGTTTATACTTTAACCAAGTTTTAA